One window of the Pseudomonas knackmussii B13 genome contains the following:
- a CDS encoding YifB family Mg chelatase-like AAA ATPase: MSLAIVHSRAQVGVEAPGVTVEAHLANGLPSLTLVGLPETAVKESKDRVRSAILNSGFDFPARRITLNLAPADLPKDGGRFDLAIALGILAANGQLPAASLEPLECLGELALSGTVRPVQGVLPAALAARAAGRALVVPKENAEEASLASGLVVYAVGHLLELAAHLSGQTPLAPYQANGLLRESPPYPDLAEVQGQSAAKRALLVAAAGAHNLLLSGPPGTGKTLLASRLPGLLPPLNEDEALRVAAIHSVSGRGPLTHWPQRPFRQPHHTASAAALVGGGGRPQPGEITLAHEGVLFLDELPEFDRKVLEVLREPLENGEIVIARANGRVRFPARFQLVAAMNPCPCGYLGDPSGRCRCTPEQIQRYRAKLSGPLLDRIDLHLTVSRETTRLAPQASAESSADIAARVAVARERQLHRQGCPNAFLDLKSMHQNCALSDQDQAWLETAGERMNLSLRALHRILKVARTLADLEGVAAITRPHLAEALQYRAGH; encoded by the coding sequence ATGTCCCTGGCCATCGTCCACAGCCGCGCGCAAGTCGGCGTCGAAGCCCCGGGAGTTACAGTGGAGGCGCACCTGGCCAACGGCCTGCCTTCGCTGACCCTGGTGGGCCTGCCGGAAACGGCGGTGAAGGAAAGCAAGGACCGCGTGCGCAGCGCCATCCTCAACTCGGGCTTCGATTTCCCCGCCCGCCGCATCACCCTGAACCTCGCTCCAGCCGACCTCCCAAAGGACGGCGGCCGCTTCGACCTGGCCATCGCCCTGGGCATTCTCGCGGCCAACGGCCAGTTGCCGGCAGCTTCGCTCGAACCCCTGGAATGCCTCGGTGAACTTGCGCTTTCAGGGACCGTGCGCCCCGTTCAGGGCGTGCTTCCGGCAGCCCTGGCAGCGCGTGCGGCAGGGCGCGCTCTGGTAGTACCGAAGGAAAATGCCGAAGAAGCCAGCCTGGCCAGCGGCCTGGTCGTCTACGCCGTAGGCCACCTGCTGGAACTCGCGGCGCACCTGAGCGGGCAAACGCCCCTGGCGCCCTACCAGGCCAATGGCCTGCTGCGTGAATCACCGCCCTACCCCGACCTCGCCGAAGTCCAGGGCCAGAGCGCCGCCAAGCGCGCGCTACTGGTAGCAGCGGCTGGAGCCCACAATCTGCTTTTGAGCGGCCCGCCCGGCACCGGCAAGACCCTGCTGGCCAGCCGCTTGCCCGGTCTGCTGCCGCCGTTGAACGAAGACGAAGCCCTGCGCGTGGCGGCCATCCATTCGGTATCCGGGCGCGGTCCGCTGACCCACTGGCCGCAACGCCCGTTCCGCCAGCCGCATCACACCGCATCCGCGGCCGCGCTGGTGGGTGGCGGGGGACGTCCGCAGCCTGGCGAAATCACGTTGGCGCATGAGGGCGTGCTTTTCCTCGATGAGCTTCCGGAGTTCGACCGCAAGGTCCTGGAAGTCCTGCGCGAGCCGTTGGAGAACGGCGAGATCGTCATCGCCCGAGCCAACGGGCGCGTGCGCTTTCCCGCGCGCTTCCAGTTGGTGGCGGCGATGAATCCCTGCCCCTGCGGCTACCTGGGCGATCCCAGCGGGCGCTGCCGCTGCACGCCGGAGCAGATCCAGCGCTACCGCGCCAAGCTTTCCGGCCCGCTGCTCGACCGCATCGACCTGCATCTCACCGTCAGCCGAGAAACCACGCGCCTGGCGCCCCAGGCGAGTGCCGAAAGCAGCGCCGACATCGCCGCGCGTGTCGCCGTGGCGCGCGAACGCCAGCTGCATCGCCAAGGTTGTCCGAACGCTTTCCTCGACCTGAAATCCATGCACCAAAATTGTGCACTGAGCGATCAAGACCAAGCATGGCTGGAAACTGCTGGCGAGCGGATGAACCTCTCCCTGCGCGCCCTCCACCGCATCCTCAAGGTCGCCCGCACCCTGGCGGACCTGGAAGGCGTCGCCGCCATCACCCGTCCGCACCTGGCCGAAGCCCTGCAGTACCGCGCTGGCCACTAG
- a CDS encoding DUF1127 domain-containing protein, which translates to MSGMSDVRLTLYQQELLDINGRAVAPRYPQETRWQQFWRRVRTRRQLLELSDEQLRDIGISREQARIEALRPFWRC; encoded by the coding sequence ATGAGCGGCATGAGCGATGTACGCCTGACCCTGTATCAACAAGAACTCCTGGATATCAACGGGCGCGCGGTGGCGCCGCGCTACCCGCAGGAGACTCGCTGGCAGCAGTTCTGGCGGCGGGTGCGGACCCGTCGCCAGCTGCTTGAGCTGAGCGACGAGCAATTGCGCGACATCGGCATCAGCCGCGAGCAGGCGCGCATCGAGGCGCTGCGGCCGTTCTGGCGCTGCTAG
- a CDS encoding accessory factor UbiK family protein, which yields MLPPKALLDALSHQASRLFGGESPLPRAELEAQFKVLLQSAFGKLDLVSRDEFDSQMVVLARTRARLEALEAKVAEMEAKLTPPTEAE from the coding sequence ATGCTGCCGCCCAAAGCCCTCCTCGACGCCCTCAGCCACCAGGCCAGCCGCCTCTTCGGCGGTGAATCGCCGCTGCCCCGCGCGGAGCTGGAGGCGCAGTTCAAGGTCCTGCTGCAGAGCGCCTTCGGCAAGCTCGACCTGGTCAGCCGCGACGAGTTCGACAGCCAGATGGTGGTGCTCGCCCGCACTCGCGCCCGCCTCGAGGCGCTGGAGGCGAAGGTCGCCGAGATGGAAGCCAAGCTCACCCCGCCCACCGAGGCCGAATAA
- a CDS encoding PLP-dependent aminotransferase family protein, with product MKRYSQLAQTLGQRIEQGLYRPGDRLPSVRTLSEEYGVSISTVQQAYRVLEDSGLVEPRPKSGYFVPERRHIPALPAMTRPAQRPVEISQWDQVLEQVRSAPGGELVQLGRGTPDIASPSLRPMQRAMANAARRTDLRSLGYEGIQGSLPLREQISRLMLDSGCQVPPSELVITTGCQEALAVTLRAICQPGDIVAIDSPSFHGAMQALKAHGLKALEIPTDPANGVSLEALELAMEQWPVKLILLTPNCNNPLGYIMPDARKRALLNLAQCYDVPILEDDVYGELAYCYPRPRSIKSFDTDDRVLLASSFSKTVAPGLRTGWVAPGRYLDRILHFKYIASGTCAPQPQMALAEFVGGGHYEPHIRRMRAQYQRHRDLMSDWVYRYFPEGTRASRPQGGFMLWVELAPEFDSVRLNQLLRSEGVQVAAGNIFSASGKYRNCLRMNYSNRELARIEEAVRKVGAGATALTADLRRLAESEPA from the coding sequence ATGAAGCGCTACTCGCAACTGGCCCAGACCCTGGGTCAACGCATCGAGCAGGGGCTCTACCGTCCCGGCGACCGCCTGCCCTCGGTGCGCACGCTGAGCGAAGAGTACGGCGTCAGTATCAGCACGGTGCAGCAGGCCTATCGGGTCCTGGAAGACAGCGGCCTGGTCGAACCACGGCCGAAATCCGGCTACTTCGTCCCCGAGCGGCGCCATATCCCGGCGTTGCCGGCCATGACCCGGCCGGCGCAGCGCCCGGTGGAAATTTCGCAATGGGACCAGGTACTGGAGCAAGTGCGCAGCGCTCCCGGCGGCGAGCTTGTGCAACTCGGTCGCGGCACGCCAGACATTGCCAGCCCCTCGCTAAGACCGATGCAGCGCGCCATGGCCAACGCCGCACGCCGCACCGACCTGCGCAGCCTGGGCTACGAGGGCATCCAAGGGTCCCTGCCGCTACGCGAGCAGATTTCCCGCCTGATGCTGGACTCCGGTTGCCAGGTGCCACCGAGCGAGCTGGTGATCACTACAGGTTGCCAGGAAGCGCTGGCCGTCACCCTGCGCGCCATCTGCCAGCCGGGCGACATCGTCGCCATCGACTCGCCGAGCTTCCACGGCGCCATGCAGGCGCTCAAGGCCCACGGGCTCAAGGCGCTGGAGATTCCCACCGACCCCGCCAACGGCGTCAGCCTGGAGGCCCTGGAACTGGCGATGGAACAGTGGCCAGTGAAACTGATCCTGCTCACGCCCAACTGCAACAACCCGCTGGGCTACATCATGCCCGACGCCCGCAAGCGCGCCCTGCTCAACCTGGCGCAGTGCTACGACGTGCCGATCCTCGAAGACGATGTGTATGGCGAGCTGGCGTATTGTTATCCGCGACCGCGCAGCATCAAGTCGTTCGACACCGACGACCGCGTGCTGCTGGCCAGTTCCTTCTCCAAGACGGTGGCGCCCGGCCTGCGTACCGGCTGGGTGGCGCCGGGGCGCTATCTGGATCGCATCCTGCACTTCAAGTACATCGCCAGCGGCACCTGTGCGCCGCAGCCGCAGATGGCCCTGGCCGAGTTCGTCGGCGGCGGACACTACGAGCCGCACATCCGCCGCATGCGCGCGCAGTACCAGCGCCATCGCGACCTGATGAGCGATTGGGTCTACCGCTACTTCCCCGAGGGCACCCGCGCCAGCCGGCCGCAGGGCGGCTTCATGCTTTGGGTCGAGCTGGCCCCTGAGTTCGACAGCGTGCGCCTGAACCAGCTGCTGCGTAGCGAGGGGGTGCAGGTGGCGGCGGGCAACATTTTCTCCGCCTCTGGCAAATACCGGAATTGCCTGCGCATGAACTATTCCAACCGAGAGCTGGCGCGCATCGAAGAAGCGGTACGCAAGGTCGGCGCCGGCGCCACGGCGCTGACTGCCGATTTACGCCGACTGGCCGAGAGCGAGCCGGCCTGA
- the glnK gene encoding P-II family nitrogen regulator — MKLVTAIIKPFKLDDVRESLSEIGVQGITVTEVKGFGRQKGHTELYRGAEYVVDFLPKVKIDVAIADDQLDRVIEAITKAANTGKIGDGKIFVVNLEQAIRIRTGETGTDAI, encoded by the coding sequence ATGAAGCTAGTCACAGCCATCATCAAGCCGTTCAAGTTGGACGATGTGCGCGAGTCGCTGTCCGAGATCGGCGTGCAGGGCATTACTGTGACCGAAGTCAAGGGCTTCGGCCGGCAGAAAGGGCACACCGAGCTGTACCGTGGCGCGGAGTACGTTGTCGACTTCCTGCCCAAGGTGAAGATCGATGTGGCCATCGCCGACGACCAGTTGGACCGGGTAATCGAGGCCATCACCAAGGCTGCCAACACCGGCAAGATCGGTGACGGCAAGATCTTCGTCGTCAATCTGGAACAGGCCATCCGCATCCGTACCGGCGAAACCGGCACCGACGCGATCTAA
- a CDS encoding ammonium transporter, whose product MTLRKFAGLGALLPLVIPGLAMAADAPAPVLNSGDTAWMLISSALVLMMTIPGLALFYGGMVRAKNVLSIMMQCFAITALVSILWALYGYSMAFDTTGMEKGVVNFNSFVGSFGKAFLSGLTSNGLTSAAALFPESVFVMFQMTFAIITPALIVGAFAERMKFSALLIFTGLWFTLVYAPIAHMVWSGDGGLLWDWGVLDFAGGTVVHINAGVAGLVACLVMGKRKGYPTAAMAPHNLGYTLIGAALLWVGWFGFNAGSAAAANGTAGMAMLVTQIATAAAALGWMFAEWITHGKPSALGIASGVVAGLVAITPAAGTCGPMGAIILGLAAGVICFFAATTLKRAVGYDDSLDAFGVHAVGGIVGALLTGVFAAPSLGGFGTVTDIGAQLFIQFKGVAFTVIYTAVISFVILKVLDLVIGLRVNEEEETVGLDLSLHNERGYNL is encoded by the coding sequence ATGACTCTGCGCAAGTTCGCAGGGCTTGGCGCCCTATTGCCCCTAGTAATCCCCGGACTGGCCATGGCGGCCGATGCTCCGGCCCCGGTTCTGAACAGCGGTGACACCGCCTGGATGCTGATTTCCAGCGCCCTGGTGCTGATGATGACCATTCCCGGTCTGGCGCTGTTCTATGGCGGCATGGTTCGCGCCAAGAACGTCCTCTCGATCATGATGCAGTGCTTCGCGATCACCGCGCTGGTGAGCATCCTCTGGGCGCTGTATGGATACAGCATGGCCTTCGACACCACTGGCATGGAGAAGGGCGTAGTCAACTTCAACTCCTTCGTCGGCAGTTTCGGCAAGGCCTTCCTCAGCGGCCTGACCAGCAACGGCCTGACCTCCGCTGCCGCGCTGTTCCCGGAAAGCGTGTTCGTGATGTTCCAGATGACCTTCGCGATCATCACCCCGGCCCTGATCGTCGGCGCCTTCGCCGAGCGCATGAAGTTCTCCGCGCTGCTGATCTTCACCGGCCTGTGGTTCACCCTGGTCTACGCACCGATCGCGCACATGGTCTGGAGCGGCGACGGCGGCCTGCTGTGGGACTGGGGCGTGCTGGACTTCGCCGGCGGCACCGTGGTGCACATCAACGCTGGTGTGGCCGGCCTGGTCGCCTGCCTGGTAATGGGCAAGCGTAAGGGCTACCCGACCGCTGCCATGGCTCCGCACAACCTGGGTTACACCCTGATCGGCGCGGCCCTGCTGTGGGTGGGCTGGTTCGGCTTCAACGCCGGTTCCGCGGCTGCCGCCAATGGCACCGCCGGCATGGCCATGCTGGTGACCCAGATCGCCACCGCTGCCGCTGCCCTGGGCTGGATGTTCGCCGAGTGGATCACCCACGGTAAGCCGAGCGCCCTGGGCATCGCCTCCGGGGTGGTCGCTGGCCTCGTCGCCATCACCCCGGCTGCCGGCACCTGCGGCCCGATGGGCGCGATCATCCTCGGCCTGGCCGCTGGTGTGATCTGCTTCTTCGCTGCCACCACCCTGAAGCGCGCAGTTGGCTACGACGACTCCCTCGACGCCTTTGGTGTGCATGCCGTCGGCGGTATCGTCGGTGCCCTGCTGACCGGCGTGTTCGCTGCTCCGTCCCTGGGCGGTTTCGGTACCGTCACCGACATCGGCGCCCAGCTGTTCATCCAGTTCAAGGGCGTGGCTTTCACCGTCATCTACACCGCGGTGATCAGCTTCGTGATCCTCAAGGTGCTGGACCTGGTCATCGGTCTGCGCGTCAACGAAGAGGAAGAAACCGTGGGTCTGGACCTGTCCCTGCACAACGAGCGCGGCTACAACCTGTAA